A part of Myxococcales bacterium genomic DNA contains:
- a CDS encoding UvrD-helicase domain-containing protein, whose protein sequence is MAYTSALSIEQQQAALMIDAPICILAGAGSGKTRVITHRIAHLVKDVGVDPRSIMGLTFTNKAAREMRERVERLLPYQGNEILLGTFHGIAARFLRYYGDFVGVQNDFLIYDEDDVTRLIKKILKERYELTKDEVNAEVKKVMRFRDSDQIEREKTATSERAEQILQLYRERLKKIGALDFSSLLYKFYELISHEEGLKKVSSRVRHLLVDEYQDTNALQSNIVHTLAKHCDSVAIVGDDDQSIYGWRGASAHFMQKFLTDFPNAKLYRLEDNYRSTKPILDAANALIAHNKERLGKTLRSISGDGPLLRLSKHYRDNQEATSVIEQSMQLFERYGSKFEIAVLMRTNAQSRALEEALHKARLPYRMIGGMRFYDRKEIKDILAALRSVIYNNSDVDLLRVLDSLPLGIGKKTQDALSYYAGNHGLSFFDVMLDERQCEQALGSSRARKKISEFVNSLQEMRREMVQTLPDGEVKILRADEALIYVIDRFGIAAKLEQKNDDESESRLENIEQLVQAAVSFVEEAESLGMPSDAQAFLENVALISKDESVAENQSANIGTITLMTLHAAKGLEFDGVFLVGLEEGVLPHSRSLYGTDEAARNLALEEERRLLYVGMTRAKKRLFISYCQERFLHGKTSISAPSRFLKEIPKSCFEGSDHYLLERLKGENFERAIVSEKSWTSNSKEFFSKPRKEIDKGDSSYQIEYEDEYFQSSLSLKAGARVNHATYGHGKILAINGVGKMMRGHVKFDNDGLVRTIMVSHLRAL, encoded by the coding sequence ATGGCTTATACTTCGGCTCTAAGCATTGAACAGCAACAAGCGGCGCTCATGATAGATGCGCCTATTTGTATTTTGGCAGGTGCTGGGAGCGGAAAGACCAGAGTTATCACCCATCGTATTGCTCATTTGGTAAAGGATGTGGGTGTCGATCCACGCTCAATTATGGGCCTTACTTTTACCAATAAAGCTGCACGGGAAATGCGCGAGCGGGTGGAACGTTTGTTGCCTTATCAGGGAAACGAAATTCTTTTGGGAACTTTTCACGGTATAGCTGCGCGTTTTCTTCGCTATTATGGAGATTTTGTTGGGGTACAGAATGACTTTCTGATTTATGACGAAGACGATGTAACTCGCTTGATCAAGAAAATTCTTAAAGAACGCTATGAGCTCACAAAAGATGAAGTAAATGCCGAAGTGAAAAAAGTTATGCGTTTTCGCGACTCAGATCAAATAGAACGAGAAAAAACTGCGACAAGCGAAAGGGCAGAACAAATTTTGCAGCTGTATCGTGAGCGCCTAAAAAAAATTGGTGCATTGGATTTTTCTTCGCTCTTATACAAATTTTATGAACTCATTAGTCACGAAGAAGGATTAAAAAAAGTAAGCAGCAGAGTGCGCCATCTGCTGGTAGATGAGTATCAAGATACTAATGCTCTGCAGTCAAATATTGTGCACACTCTGGCAAAGCACTGTGACAGTGTTGCCATTGTTGGTGATGATGATCAATCCATCTATGGCTGGCGTGGTGCATCTGCTCATTTTATGCAGAAATTTTTGACAGATTTTCCTAATGCGAAACTCTACAGACTTGAAGATAATTATCGATCGACCAAACCAATCCTCGATGCAGCAAATGCTTTGATTGCTCATAACAAAGAGCGCTTAGGGAAAACTTTGCGCTCCATCAGCGGCGATGGACCACTCTTGCGATTAAGTAAGCATTATCGCGATAATCAAGAGGCGACATCGGTAATCGAGCAATCGATGCAACTTTTTGAACGCTATGGATCAAAGTTTGAGATCGCTGTGCTGATGCGTACTAATGCTCAATCTCGAGCTTTGGAAGAGGCTCTGCACAAAGCACGTTTGCCTTACCGAATGATCGGGGGTATGCGCTTTTATGATAGAAAAGAGATTAAAGATATTTTGGCTGCCCTGCGATCGGTTATTTACAATAATAGTGATGTGGATCTCTTGCGTGTCTTAGATTCCTTGCCCTTAGGTATTGGAAAAAAGACTCAAGATGCGCTGTCATATTATGCGGGTAACCATGGTCTGAGTTTTTTCGATGTGATGCTTGATGAAAGACAGTGTGAGCAGGCCCTAGGTTCATCTCGCGCGAGGAAAAAAATCTCTGAGTTTGTAAATTCTCTTCAAGAAATGCGCAGGGAGATGGTGCAAACATTGCCAGATGGTGAAGTAAAAATTTTAAGGGCTGATGAAGCGCTGATCTATGTTATCGATCGTTTTGGTATTGCCGCTAAACTCGAACAAAAAAACGATGATGAATCTGAATCTCGCCTAGAAAATATCGAGCAACTTGTGCAGGCTGCGGTTTCTTTTGTTGAAGAAGCTGAGAGTTTGGGTATGCCTTCAGATGCACAGGCATTTTTGGAGAATGTAGCGCTTATTTCTAAAGATGAATCTGTGGCAGAAAATCAAAGTGCAAATATTGGAACCATTACGCTGATGACTTTACATGCTGCCAAAGGCCTCGAGTTTGACGGAGTCTTTTTGGTCGGTCTCGAAGAAGGAGTTCTTCCTCATAGTCGATCTCTTTATGGAACCGACGAGGCTGCACGAAATTTGGCTTTGGAAGAGGAGCGCAGGCTTTTGTATGTGGGCATGACCCGAGCTAAAAAACGTTTGTTTATTAGCTATTGTCAAGAGCGTTTTCTCCACGGGAAAACCAGCATTTCCGCTCCATCAAGATTTTTAAAAGAGATTCCAAAAAGTTGTTTTGAAGGCAGTGACCATTATTTGCTTGAGCGTTTGAAGGGTGAAAATTTCGAGCGAGCAATAGTTTCTGAAAAATCCTGGACATCAAACTCTAAAGAATTTTTTTCCAAGCCTCGCAAAGAAATTGATAAGGGCGATAGTTCTTATCAGATCGAGTATGAAGATGAGTACTTTCAATCCTCACTTTCGCTAAAGGCTGGAGCCCGTGTAAATCATGCTACCTATGGCCATGGAAAAATTTTAGCAATTAATGGTGTAGGAAAAATGATGAGAGGTCATGTCAAATTCGATAATGATGGTTTAGTAAGGACTATAATGGTGAGTCATTTGCGCGCTTTGTAG
- a CDS encoding DNA-3-methyladenine glycosylase I encodes MERCFGGETGSLYANYHDYEWGVPVHNDNRLFEMLTLEGAQAGLSWETVLKKREAYQAAFYNFDIKKVAAMSDAQLRKLMLNQNLIRNRLKIFSTRKNACVALDIQKEFGSFNNHLWSFVSHKTTVNYWKSNDEVPVQSDESSALSKDLKKRGMSFVGPTIIYAFMQAIGMVNDHLADCPSKKIKLI; translated from the coding sequence ATGGAACGCTGCTTTGGAGGTGAAACGGGAAGTTTATATGCAAATTATCATGACTATGAGTGGGGAGTGCCGGTCCACAATGATAATCGCCTTTTTGAAATGTTGACCCTTGAGGGAGCGCAGGCAGGTTTAAGCTGGGAAACAGTGCTCAAGAAACGAGAAGCTTATCAGGCGGCATTTTATAATTTTGATATAAAAAAAGTTGCCGCCATGAGTGATGCTCAGTTGCGAAAATTAATGCTCAATCAAAATCTCATTAGAAACCGCCTTAAAATTTTTAGCACCCGAAAGAATGCTTGCGTTGCTCTTGATATTCAAAAGGAGTTTGGTTCGTTTAATAATCATCTTTGGAGTTTTGTCAGCCATAAAACTACGGTGAATTACTGGAAAAGCAACGACGAGGTTCCAGTGCAAAGCGATGAAAGCAGCGCTTTGTCTAAGGATCTAAAAAAGCGCGGTATGAGCTTTGTAGGGCCCACTATTATCTATGCATTTATGCAGGCCATTGGCATGGTAAATGATCATCTTGCAGATTGCCCTTCAAAGAAAATTAAACTTATTTAG
- a CDS encoding leucine-rich repeat domain-containing protein, with protein sequence MRKYNLLVLFCIFSTYNFALDFTDDESTTIEEIIDTPQTKSSLNLVGAQMIVSEAKEWIEEFCLLSHQQNQHAFMNIIDAHFAMAVRILYSMNHPTLCIDEIDLRPTAKSLKKFVKIQQKRVCGQRSEQCFLEIIFPDNILFTQRHELLSLLIPLLEPLAENHHIMWLSLCSNQLHQLPKEIACLNFLETLALSGNQLSALPQEIIQLKNLKTLHLSQNYFDHVPSFVWELSNLEFLAISECKLNKLSPQIIKLKKLKTLLIHENQLYSLPNELCSLENLKMLCARDNKFQTNPLPQLSFQIGTNNFVYGDSRTPEFQKEALFSKRIKAFVNNGDGTFSETFISLHDLQGDFQ encoded by the coding sequence ATGCGTAAATATAATCTTTTAGTCCTATTTTGCATATTTTCAACTTACAATTTTGCTCTTGATTTCACAGATGATGAATCAACAACAATTGAAGAAATAATTGATACACCTCAGACAAAATCATCTCTAAATCTAGTGGGCGCACAAATGATTGTGAGTGAGGCCAAAGAATGGATCGAAGAGTTCTGCTTATTATCTCACCAGCAAAATCAACATGCCTTCATGAATATTATCGACGCACATTTTGCTATGGCTGTAAGAATTTTATACTCAATGAATCACCCTACCTTGTGCATAGATGAGATTGACCTACGACCCACAGCAAAGTCGCTCAAGAAATTCGTTAAAATTCAACAAAAGCGCGTTTGTGGGCAAAGAAGCGAGCAGTGCTTTCTTGAAATTATTTTTCCGGATAACATACTCTTCACTCAACGCCATGAACTACTCTCTCTTTTAATTCCCTTGCTTGAGCCATTGGCAGAGAATCATCATATTATGTGGCTCTCCCTTTGCAGCAATCAACTGCATCAGCTCCCCAAAGAAATAGCTTGTCTTAATTTTCTTGAAACGTTGGCCCTTTCCGGCAATCAGTTGAGTGCCCTGCCTCAAGAAATTATCCAACTCAAAAATTTAAAAACGCTTCATCTGAGTCAAAATTATTTTGATCATGTTCCATCGTTTGTGTGGGAATTATCGAATTTAGAATTTTTGGCGATCAGCGAATGCAAACTAAATAAATTATCCCCTCAGATTATTAAGCTGAAAAAACTTAAAACACTTCTTATTCATGAAAATCAGCTTTATTCATTGCCTAATGAACTTTGCTCCTTAGAAAATTTAAAAATGCTCTGCGCTCGCGACAATAAATTCCAAACCAATCCTCTGCCACAGCTTTCTTTCCAAATAGGCACAAACAATTTTGTCTACGGCGATTCACGTACCCCTGAATTTCAAAAAGAAGCACTTTTTTCAAAACGAATAAAAGCTTTTGTGAATAATGGCGATGGAACATTCTCTGAAACTTTTATTTCACTTCATGATTTACAGGGTGATTTCCAATAA
- a CDS encoding SDR family NAD(P)-dependent oxidoreductase, translated as MNKFKDQLAWITGASSGIGAALARELAREGAIVALSARRIDRLNELKNEIGEQAYIYPLDVQNKEDVEKTVQEIIKDHGKLDVVIANAGYGVVSPFEKISESMWRKQFDTNVFGVIWTLQAAIPYLKESKGRAAIMTSVAGKLAIAHTAAYSSSKYALIGIANALYQELAPYGISVTNIAPGFIESEIFKVDNWGHLDPSKSKASRSLLRWPSNKAAKVMLRAIHERKREAVITGHGKVAAFLGTHLAPLTYWGLSKIGVKGSH; from the coding sequence ATGAATAAATTTAAAGATCAGCTTGCATGGATTACCGGTGCAAGTTCAGGAATTGGGGCTGCACTAGCTCGTGAACTAGCTCGAGAAGGGGCGATAGTTGCTCTATCAGCTCGTCGAATTGATAGGCTCAATGAACTTAAAAATGAAATAGGTGAGCAAGCTTATATTTATCCACTTGATGTGCAAAACAAAGAAGACGTAGAAAAAACTGTCCAAGAAATAATCAAAGACCATGGAAAACTTGATGTAGTTATTGCTAATGCTGGCTATGGAGTAGTGAGTCCTTTCGAAAAAATTTCTGAAAGCATGTGGCGAAAACAATTTGATACCAATGTGTTTGGTGTGATTTGGACTTTGCAGGCTGCGATTCCCTATTTGAAAGAATCTAAAGGCCGAGCTGCCATCATGACGAGCGTGGCGGGAAAACTTGCTATTGCTCATACTGCAGCTTATTCATCGTCAAAATATGCACTCATTGGTATAGCCAACGCGCTTTACCAAGAACTTGCTCCGTATGGAATTTCTGTCACAAATATTGCTCCAGGTTTTATCGAGTCAGAAATTTTTAAAGTAGATAATTGGGGGCATTTGGATCCGAGTAAATCTAAGGCTTCAAGAAGTTTATTGCGTTGGCCCTCAAATAAAGCTGCCAAAGTTATGCTGAGGGCTATTCACGAAAGAAAACGCGAGGCTGTTATTACCGGACATGGAAAAGTAGCGGCATTTTTAGGCACGCATCTTGCACCTTTGACTTATTGGGGGTTATCAAAAATAGGAGTGAAAGGAAGTCATTAG
- a CDS encoding ASCH domain-containing protein, with product MIHKIHCQEPWFSLIREGKKPVEGRKASSAYLKIKPGDNIEFFCGGEMFQAQVVGVNRYESLEKYLETETLERALPGVSTIDEGVRIYLQWSTKEQILKHGFLGIQVRVK from the coding sequence ATGATCCACAAAATACATTGCCAAGAACCATGGTTTTCACTGATACGTGAAGGTAAAAAGCCGGTTGAAGGGCGTAAAGCGAGCTCTGCTTATTTAAAAATAAAACCTGGTGATAACATTGAGTTTTTTTGCGGCGGTGAAATGTTTCAGGCTCAGGTTGTTGGGGTTAATCGCTATGAATCTCTTGAAAAATACTTAGAAACTGAGACCCTGGAGCGCGCCTTGCCAGGCGTTTCTACAATCGATGAAGGAGTAAGAATCTATTTGCAATGGAGCACGAAAGAGCAAATATTAAAGCACGGATTTCTAGGAATTCAGGTGAGGGTAAAATGA
- a CDS encoding aldehyde dehydrogenase family protein: MNPHESLIAPVLKQLRDSHHSGVLLSIDARRSALRKLLTAIDDNEVRITKALKYDLGKSSFESYVCEIAFIKEEIKSALASIGKWSQKRFVPTPITFQPGQSYIQPSPKGVVLIIAPWNYPFQLSLAPLVCTIAAGNCALIKPSELAAASEQVIHDLIHDYLDKNCFRVLNGDMHLASALTKTPFDHIFYTGSTEIGKIVMENAAKNLTPVTLELGGKCPVIIDDNVDIDLAAKRIMWAKSLNAGQTCIAPDYVLINKNLIPAFVKAAKKYLEKMFGTNPENSPDYGRIINQRHTERLINYLPQARIACGGKYNVTTRFIEPTILIDVHETAPVMQEEIFGPILPLIEIKNIDNAINKINQRNHPLALYIFSKKQKTIKNICDQTLSGSVAINDCISQVAIGGLPFGGVRHSGIGSYHGQFGFETFSHMRAVHKRANILDNPIKYPPYSKAKLNIARLVL, from the coding sequence ATGAATCCCCATGAAAGCCTTATCGCCCCTGTTCTCAAGCAGTTGCGAGATTCACACCACTCAGGTGTTTTACTTTCCATAGATGCTCGTCGTTCAGCACTGCGCAAACTTTTGACGGCGATTGATGACAATGAAGTACGCATTACAAAAGCGCTCAAATATGATTTAGGAAAAAGTTCATTTGAATCTTATGTCTGTGAAATAGCTTTCATAAAAGAAGAAATTAAAAGTGCTCTTGCTTCCATTGGAAAATGGAGCCAAAAACGCTTTGTGCCTACGCCTATCACATTTCAACCTGGACAATCCTATATTCAACCTAGTCCCAAAGGTGTGGTGCTAATCATTGCACCGTGGAATTATCCTTTTCAACTTTCTTTAGCACCCTTGGTCTGTACTATTGCTGCGGGCAATTGTGCTTTGATCAAACCTTCTGAACTTGCAGCCGCCTCTGAACAAGTCATTCATGATCTGATCCATGATTATCTCGATAAAAATTGTTTCAGAGTTTTAAATGGCGATATGCATTTAGCGAGTGCACTGACAAAAACTCCTTTCGATCATATTTTTTACACTGGAAGCACTGAGATTGGAAAAATCGTTATGGAAAATGCCGCCAAAAATCTCACACCAGTCACTCTAGAGCTTGGCGGAAAATGCCCCGTTATTATCGATGATAACGTTGATATTGATTTAGCCGCCAAACGAATAATGTGGGCTAAGTCTCTCAACGCTGGCCAAACCTGCATTGCTCCTGACTATGTTCTTATTAACAAAAACTTAATCCCAGCATTTGTTAAAGCTGCAAAAAAATATCTAGAAAAGATGTTTGGAACTAACCCAGAAAACAGTCCCGATTATGGAAGAATTATCAATCAAAGACATACAGAACGACTGATCAACTATTTACCTCAAGCTCGGATTGCTTGTGGCGGAAAATACAACGTGACAACACGTTTTATAGAACCCACTATTTTGATCGATGTTCATGAAACCGCTCCGGTCATGCAAGAAGAGATCTTTGGCCCGATTTTGCCTTTGATCGAAATTAAAAATATCGATAATGCCATCAACAAAATAAATCAACGCAACCACCCTTTGGCGCTCTACATTTTTTCTAAAAAACAAAAGACCATTAAAAATATATGCGATCAAACTTTATCGGGTAGTGTAGCAATCAATGATTGCATAAGCCAAGTAGCTATCGGTGGACTACCATTTGGCGGTGTTCGTCATAGCGGAATCGGATCCTATCATGGTCAATTTGGTTTCGAAACTTTTAGCCACATGCGCGCTGTACACAAACGCGCAAACATACTCGACAATCCTATCAAGTATCCACCTTACTCTAAAGCTAAACTCAACATAGCCCGCTTAGTTCTTTAG
- a CDS encoding S8 family serine peptidase produces the protein MKNLLVLCMFLFTSQHALADDASVQYSPLVNEMSKLSYPKADTLLKQLIAQYHLNQVAHEANPSIATAMPEMKFVKMQDGKVLVDISIIGNSKEVFESLVSLGLERASHYKNMVSGYIAMDKVEALMNHPGVKFVHVSLMKLSAGDVDTQGDAVMNTDAARSTFQVNGALVRVGTLSDSYNSLGTAQADVLSGDLPSDPEILKDLALGLGTDEGRAMMQIIHDVAPGASLLFRSGGEGQADLAQGIIDLANANAQVIVDDISYFDLPFFQDGITAQAATQVVKQGIHYFSAAGNLNEHSYQAPFVDSMISAPVVGGTMHNFGGGDTYQSFTIDNTPGDNVITIVFQWNQPFKTVCGEACPGPTSNLDIYLRDQATTTIIAASQIDNVTAGVPIEAVQYVNNGIAPQVIELFIVHRSGPIPSLMKYIVPIGPGPDEYATYSSTSFGHANAERVIAVASTAFFNTPAFGVDPAVVNSSSSLGGTPIFFNSIDNSAYSAPILRRTPDVTGPDGGNNTFFGFDSVNDPDLFPNFFGTSAAAPHVAGLAALIIQNSVSQLSTSQMELILETTALDIADAGYDYKSGFGLVQADGPFGAVCGDIDGDSFCIDADECPSDPDKTEEGLCGCGVTEGTCDEEPVETIIVEEDNLVPFPVPVSPVLPVPPAFAPPITPISTVSVDPTAERSEKAPKLLDISLSYPDADEYSENIDAEIFDDGYDESEASSCSSVNSKDTTLWFFVVITLLCYFRRKTTLVS, from the coding sequence ATGAAAAACTTGCTTGTCCTGTGTATGTTTTTGTTCACCTCTCAACATGCTTTGGCGGATGATGCTAGCGTTCAGTATAGCCCCTTAGTAAATGAAATGTCTAAGCTTTCTTATCCGAAGGCCGATACCCTGCTCAAGCAATTGATAGCACAATATCATCTCAATCAAGTTGCCCATGAAGCAAACCCTTCCATAGCAACTGCCATGCCAGAGATGAAGTTTGTCAAAATGCAGGATGGAAAAGTTTTGGTAGATATATCTATCATTGGAAACAGCAAAGAAGTTTTTGAGTCACTCGTATCTTTAGGTCTTGAACGCGCATCTCATTACAAAAATATGGTTTCCGGATATATAGCCATGGATAAGGTTGAGGCCTTGATGAACCATCCAGGCGTTAAATTTGTCCATGTATCACTGATGAAGCTCAGCGCAGGAGATGTGGATACCCAAGGTGATGCTGTCATGAATACTGATGCTGCACGTAGCACTTTCCAAGTGAATGGAGCTTTGGTTCGCGTGGGCACTCTTTCCGATTCTTATAATAGTTTGGGAACAGCTCAAGCTGATGTTTTGAGTGGAGACCTTCCATCAGATCCAGAAATACTAAAGGATTTAGCGCTTGGTTTAGGAACAGATGAAGGCAGAGCGATGATGCAGATAATTCATGATGTTGCACCCGGAGCTAGCCTTTTATTTCGTTCTGGCGGGGAAGGACAGGCTGATTTGGCGCAAGGAATCATAGATCTGGCCAATGCTAATGCTCAAGTAATTGTAGATGACATCAGCTATTTTGATTTGCCTTTTTTTCAAGACGGAATTACCGCTCAAGCTGCAACTCAAGTTGTTAAGCAAGGTATTCACTATTTTAGCGCTGCTGGAAATTTGAACGAGCATAGCTATCAAGCCCCATTCGTCGATTCGATGATAAGCGCTCCAGTTGTAGGCGGAACTATGCATAATTTTGGTGGAGGCGATACTTATCAGTCTTTTACCATTGATAATACACCAGGTGATAATGTCATAACGATTGTTTTCCAGTGGAACCAGCCTTTCAAGACGGTATGTGGTGAGGCATGTCCTGGTCCTACCAGCAATCTCGATATTTATTTAAGAGATCAGGCTACCACCACAATTATTGCGGCATCTCAGATCGACAATGTAACTGCTGGGGTTCCTATTGAAGCAGTACAATATGTAAATAATGGTATAGCTCCTCAGGTGATTGAGCTTTTTATTGTACATCGCTCAGGTCCGATACCGAGCCTGATGAAGTACATAGTCCCTATAGGTCCTGGGCCAGATGAATATGCAACCTATAGCTCAACCTCATTTGGTCACGCTAATGCAGAACGAGTTATAGCTGTTGCTTCAACTGCTTTTTTTAACACCCCTGCTTTTGGAGTTGATCCAGCGGTAGTCAACAGTAGCAGTTCTTTGGGGGGAACACCTATATTTTTTAACAGCATCGATAACAGTGCTTATAGCGCACCTATCTTGAGAAGAACTCCTGATGTTACAGGCCCCGATGGTGGAAATAACACTTTTTTTGGCTTCGATTCAGTAAATGATCCAGATCTCTTTCCTAACTTTTTTGGAACATCTGCCGCAGCACCTCATGTTGCTGGGCTTGCAGCTTTGATTATCCAGAATTCAGTTTCACAACTTTCCACTTCCCAAATGGAATTGATTCTTGAAACCACAGCATTAGATATCGCTGATGCAGGCTATGATTATAAATCAGGTTTTGGCTTGGTACAGGCTGACGGACCATTTGGGGCAGTATGCGGCGATATTGATGGTGATAGTTTTTGTATCGATGCTGATGAGTGTCCTAGTGATCCAGACAAAACTGAGGAAGGCTTGTGTGGATGTGGAGTTACTGAAGGTACATGCGATGAAGAGCCTGTAGAGACGATTATAGTTGAAGAAGATAATTTGGTTCCATTCCCTGTGCCAGTTTCACCTGTATTACCTGTGCCGCCTGCTTTTGCGCCTCCAATAACTCCAATATCCACTGTATCAGTAGATCCTACTGCTGAACGCTCTGAAAAAGCACCTAAACTTCTTGATATAAGCTTAAGTTATCCAGATGCAGATGAGTATAGTGAAAATATTGACGCAGAGATTTTTGATGACGGTTATGATGAGTCTGAGGCTTCGTCCTGTTCAAGTGTTAATTCAAAAGATACAACTTTGTGGTTTTTTGTAGTTATAACACTGCTGTGTTATTTTAGGAGAAAAACCACTTTGGTAAGCTAG
- a CDS encoding arsenate reductase (glutaredoxin) yields MASNLKIFHNPRCSKSRQALAILQEKKLEPQIIEYLKVGIDKKEMEQIIINSSLAPDTFIRKKEKEFEDFCTTEKFTAKSVAQILHDCPKLLERPLLLIDKKVIIARPPELINTML; encoded by the coding sequence ATGGCTTCAAATTTGAAAATTTTTCATAATCCTCGCTGTTCAAAGAGTCGACAAGCTTTGGCGATTTTGCAGGAAAAAAAGCTTGAGCCACAAATTATCGAATATCTTAAAGTAGGTATCGATAAAAAAGAGATGGAACAGATTATTATCAACTCAAGTTTGGCCCCCGATACTTTCATTAGAAAAAAGGAAAAAGAATTCGAAGATTTTTGCACTACTGAAAAATTCACAGCAAAGTCAGTTGCTCAAATTTTGCATGACTGCCCTAAATTATTAGAGCGCCCTTTGCTACTTATTGATAAAAAAGTTATCATCGCTCGGCCGCCAGAACTCATAAATACGATGCTTTAG
- a CDS encoding ankyrin repeat domain-containing protein has protein sequence MRSSLLLFYIIFLNALNLTATDEAQVWKSPRVEMRKKIQTLRKGDSDSFKKLLAQDLSDIDKEFEGLTLLQHALDARKPNCEIIKFLLHNKCNPNAGIQKHYGGNSFHPVNFYEGYSACHIAVRNKVSQEILQILWEYGGDFFREDKEGWTPLKVAQQKKLKKVLKFFNENNFIKEKNENSSAIDDKNTEKFVGSEFQTEPHYYPEYDSLHISYQTVMLFILTVIYAFYTC, from the coding sequence ATGAGAAGCTCTTTATTGTTGTTTTACATCATTTTTTTAAATGCCCTTAATCTGACGGCTACGGATGAGGCACAGGTGTGGAAAAGCCCTCGGGTTGAGATGAGAAAAAAAATACAAACTCTACGCAAAGGTGATAGTGATTCATTTAAAAAATTACTTGCTCAAGATCTATCAGACATTGATAAGGAATTTGAAGGGTTAACTTTATTGCAGCATGCTTTGGATGCAAGAAAGCCCAACTGTGAAATTATTAAATTTCTTTTACATAATAAATGTAATCCTAATGCGGGAATCCAAAAGCATTACGGCGGAAATAGTTTTCATCCAGTCAATTTTTATGAAGGCTACAGCGCATGTCATATCGCAGTGCGAAACAAAGTTTCACAGGAAATTTTGCAGATTTTATGGGAGTACGGCGGAGATTTTTTTAGAGAAGATAAAGAAGGCTGGACGCCTTTAAAGGTCGCTCAACAAAAAAAATTAAAGAAGGTGCTCAAATTTTTTAATGAGAATAATTTTATAAAAGAAAAAAATGAAAACTCATCTGCAATCGATGACAAAAATACTGAGAAATTTGTAGGTAGTGAATTTCAGACTGAGCCACACTATTATCCAGAGTACGACTCGCTGCATATCAGTTATCAGACTGTAATGCTGTTTATATTGACAGTTATCTATGCCTTCTACACGTGTTGA
- a CDS encoding 3-oxoacid CoA-transferase subunit B, with the protein MPFSREQMAQIVADMIIDGQTLNLGIGMPTMVADYLEHRPLMIHSENGLLGMGPYPFEHEVDAQIINAGKETVSIKKGGSTFDSSFSFGMIRGGHIDVAVLGAMQVSKNGDLANWQIPGKKVTGMGGAMDLALGAKKLIIMMQHFDKNHQPKLVKECSLPLTARGCVDVVVTDYGVFNINKESGQFEIVQLAPEIDKNNNSLFG; encoded by the coding sequence ATGCCCTTTAGTCGCGAACAGATGGCACAGATTGTTGCCGATATGATTATTGATGGGCAGACCTTGAATTTAGGTATTGGCATGCCCACTATGGTTGCTGATTATCTTGAGCATCGTCCGCTCATGATTCATTCAGAAAATGGTTTGTTAGGAATGGGTCCTTATCCATTTGAGCATGAAGTGGATGCGCAGATTATCAATGCTGGCAAAGAGACGGTAAGCATCAAAAAAGGTGGTTCAACTTTTGATTCAAGCTTTTCTTTTGGCATGATTCGTGGTGGACATATCGATGTAGCCGTTTTGGGAGCTATGCAAGTTTCGAAAAATGGTGACCTTGCCAACTGGCAAATTCCCGGTAAAAAGGTCACGGGTATGGGGGGAGCGATGGATTTGGCCTTGGGTGCTAAAAAATTAATCATTATGATGCAGCATTTTGATAAAAACCATCAACCTAAATTGGTAAAAGAGTGCAGTCTACCGCTCACAGCTCGAGGGTGTGTCGATGTAGTCGTGACTGACTATGGGGTTTTTAATATCAATAAAGAATCAGGGCAATTTGAAATTGTTCAGTTAGCCCCAGAAATTGATAAAAATAATAATTCGTTATTTGGCTGA